Proteins co-encoded in one Centroberyx gerrardi isolate f3 chromosome 18, fCenGer3.hap1.cur.20231027, whole genome shotgun sequence genomic window:
- the asb2a.1 gene encoding ankyrin repeat and SOCS box protein 2 — MAAASISLSGSPGSPGSLGSGLDLEDYSLYSNLSDDELMQLAIERSLSDRSSTAPPAETSSSSLNPPADPSPPAPHYSSHNPPPSLTSTHHSSHNPPTEKPPDLKNFDGTVSHFLTGSGKRMVAYRRADGTLVHVAPESEEEEEPLFKAIRIGDASRVKALAALPGTNLMLPSKPGWLALHQAAWYGQEACLHLLLAAQPGMINKRTGKDQTALLIAVSGEQVGCVSILLEAGADPDVLSKDRETALYKACERENAEMVAMLLNHGAAVNTHCIQGWTAFQEAVCRNNVEICEMLMKAGAKLSPANIYGITPLFTAAQSGQVETLRFLLKHGADINSQATDGATALYEATKNGHEEIVKLLLSQNADANKPGKTGLLPLHVAAQRGTDIMVSMLIPATSKARVRRTGISPLHLAAEHNRDELLEVLIDAGFDVNAQLSDERSKMYEDHRSTALYFAVINNNIDAVGMLLDAGANPNLDIFNPLLVALRQGCIQTVTLLVEHGANVNAYIPTHPTAFPATVMFSMKYLSMFKYLLDNGCDALSCFSCIYGSDPHPPIKTTRSERDDLRYPVRVLSETNPRSAVQFCEMISTPSICRWAGPIIGVLLDYVGHVKLCSRLLEHLDSYQDWHNIKDKAAPPRPLMQLCRLRIRRLLGLERLGGLQTLPLPGTMIRFLRYEEGPVDVC, encoded by the exons ATGGCAGCAGCCAGCATCTCCCTCTCTGGTTCTCCtggttctcctggttctcttgGTTCCGGTCTGGACTTGGAGGACTATTCCCTGTACAGTAACCTGTCTGATGATGAGCTGATGCAGCTCGCCATCGAACGCAGTCTGAGCGACCGCAGCAGCACGGCTCCTCCCGCtgaaaccagcagcagcagcctgaatCCTCCAGCTGACCCAAGCCCTCCTGCTCCGCACTACAGTTCCCATAATCCACCTCCAAGCCTGACCAGCACACACCACAGTTCCCACAATCCTCCGACTGAAAAGCCACCTGATCT GAAGAACTTCGATGGAACAGTCAGTCACTTCCTGACTGGTTCTGGGAAACGCATGGTGGCGTATCGCCGCGCCGACGGCACTCTGGTCCACGTCGCTCCGGAGTCCGAAGA GGAGGAGGAGCCTCTTTTCAAAGCGATACGGATCGGCGATGCCAGCAGAGTGAAAGCGCTGGCCGCTCTGCCTGGCACCAACCTGATGCTGCCCAGTAAACCGGGCTGGCTGGCGCTGCACCAGGCGGCGTGGTACGGCCAGGAGGCCTgcctccacctgctgctggCAG CCCAGCCGGGGATGATCAACAAGCGGACAGGGAAGGACCAGACGGCTCTACTGATAGCGGTCAGCGGGGAGCAGGTCGGCTGCGTCAGTATCCTGCTGGAGGCCGGAGCCGACCCCGACGTCCTcagcaaagacagagagactgcGCTGTACAAAG CTTGTGAGCGGGAAAATGCGGAGATGGTGGCCATGCTGCTGAACCACGGAGCAGCGGTGAACACACACTGTATCCAAGGCTGGACCGCTTTTCAGGAAGCCGTGTGTCGTAACAACGTGGAAATCTGCGAGATGCTGATGAAAGCCGGAGCGAAGCTCAGTCCGGCTAACATCTACGGCATCACTCCGCTGTTCACCGCCGCTCAGAGCGGACAGGTGGAGACACTGCGCTTCCTCCTCAAACATG GTGCAGATATTAACAGCCAGGCCACAGACGGAGCCACCGCTCTGTATGAAGCCACTAAGAACGGACATGAGGAGATCGTCaagctcctcctctcccagaaCGCCGACGCCAACAAACCTGGAAAGACGGGTTTACTGCCGCTTCACGTTGCAGCCCAGCGAGGAACTGACAT CATGGTGTCCATGCTGATCCCAGCCACTAGCAAGGCCAGAGTGAGGCGGACGGGCATCAGCCCGCTGCACCTGGCTGCTGAACACAACAGAGACGAACTGCTGGAGGTGCTGATCGACGCCGGCTTCGACGTCAACGCTCAGCTGAGCGATGAGCGCTCCAAGATGTACGAAGACCACAGGAGCACGGCGCTCTACTTCGCcgtcatcaacaacaacatcgaCGCTGTCGGCATGCTGCTGGACGCCGGGGCGAACCCCAACCTGGACATCTTCAACCCGCTGCTGGTGGCGCTGCGGCAGGGCTGCATCCAGACTGTCACCCTGCTGGTGGAGCACGGCGCTAACGTTAACGCCTAcatccccacccaccccaccgcCTTCCCCGCCACAGTCATGTTCTCCATGAAATACCTGTCCATGTTCAAGTACCTGCTGGACAACGGCTGCGACGCTCTGTCCTGCTTCAGCTGCATTTACGGCAGCGATCCACACCCGCCAATCAAAACCACCCGTTCAGAGAGGGACGACCTTCGCTACCCAGTGAGAGTCCTATCAGAAACGAACCCGAGGAGTGCCGTTCAG TTCTGTGAGATGATCTCCACCCCCAGTATATGTCGGTGGGCGGGGCCAATCATCGGCGTTCTGCTGGACTATGTTGGTCATGTGAAGCTCTGCTCCAGACTGCTGGAGCATCTGGACAGCTACCAAGACTGGCACAACATCAAGGACAAAGCAG CCCCGCCCCGTCCGCTGATGCAGCTCTGCAGGCTGAGGATTCGCCGCCTGTTGGGACTCGAGCGACTCGGAGGGCTGCAGACTTTACCGCTGCCTGGAACCATGATCAGGTTCCTCAGATATGAGGAGGGACCCGTCGACGTCTGCTGA
- the LOC139914598 gene encoding ankyrin repeat and SOCS box protein 2-like, with the protein MKLDSLGNLPTSDATRSYSFTRSDGRHCVAWRRYDGSFYVTMETEDLVDPLAEAVRKGAVGELKELLLMAGHVTQKNHLGWTALHEAAARRRKECVDMLVEAHPELMDRQTLKGQTPLLLAVLNDRPACARCLLERGADPNISDKDGETPLYKACEGEQTEIVSLLLAFGAGVKQRCLLGWTALHEASSRNHLQISELLVEAGADVNAADVYGVSPLFVAAQSGNREALDFLLNNGADIDQRAADGATPLYEACKNGHGSTVRLLLSHQADADKTTRTGLMPIHTAAHRGYEDIVSVLIPVSSRLLVLSGGISPLHVAAEQNHVEVLQVLIRAGFDVNARLSADRSAMYRDRRRTALYFTVVNSNTEAAGMLLRAGAEPGLDPFSPLLVAVRNGCMTMVRLLVEYGADVNADAPARPPNPPGHPSPAPPSTFPPIILFCLKNLSMLKFLLDSGCEAAACFQCEHGGSAPPAVRTGFRDDPGLQPDQAAPQFCDIMRSPEMSCWAEPVLHVLLDYVGNVQLCCRLTELLDRDGSETDQIKDRAKPPCSLKHLSRLQVRRQTGVQRLRLMETLPLPRRLISYLTHQEETLQQNKLIINKTN; encoded by the exons ATGAAACTAGATTCTCTTGGGAACCTTCCGACTTCGGACGCCACCAGGAGCTACAGCTTCACCAGGAGCGACGGGAGGCACTGTGTCGCCTGGAGACGATATGATGGGTCTTTCTATGTCACCATGGAAACCGAAGA CCTGGTGGATCCGCTGGCCGAAGCCGTCAGAAAAGGAGCGGTGGGCgagctgaaggagctgctgctgatggCAGGTCATGTGACCCAGAAGAATCATCTGGGATGGACAGCTTTACATGAAGCTGCCGCcagaaggaggaaggagtgtGTTGACATGTTGGTGGAAG CCCATCCAGAGCTGATGGACCGCCAGACGCTGAAGGGCCAGACTCCTCTCCTGCTGGCAGTCCTGAACGACCGTCCCGCCTGCGCTCGCTGTCTGCTGGAGAGGGGAGCCGACCCAAACATCTCTGATAAAGATGGGGAGACGCCTCTCTACAAGG CTTGTGAGGGGGAACAAACAGAAATAGTGTCTCTGCTCCTGGCCTTCGGAGCCGGAGTGAAGCAGCGATGTCTTCTGGGATGGACGGCTCTCCATGAAGCTTCCAGTCGAAACCATCTGCAGATCAGCGAGCTGCTGGTCGAAGCCGGAGCCGACGTCAACGCCGCCGACGTCTACGGCGTCTCTCCGCTGTTTGTGGCGGCGCAGAGCGGAAACCGCGAGGCGCTCGACTTCCTGCTCAACAACG GAGCTGATATCGACCAGCGGGCTGCAGACGGAGCCACTCCTCTGTATGAAGCCTGTAAGAACGGCCACGGCAGCACGGTGCGGCTGCTGCTCTCACACCAAGCAGACGCCGACAAAACCACCAGAACTGGACTGATGCCCATCCACACCGCTGCTCACAGAGGATATGAGga catTGTCTCAGTATTGATCCCGGTGAGCAGCAGGTTGTTGGTTCTGTCTGGTGGAATCAGTCCGCTGCATGTAGCAGCAGAACAGAACCATGTTGAGGTTCTGCAGGTTCTGATCCGAGCCGGCTTCGACGTGAACGCCCGTCTGTCAGCCGACCGGTCCGCGATGTACCGGGACCGCCGCCGCACCGCGCTCTACTTCACCGTCGTCAATAGCAACACGGAAGCAGCCGGCATGCTGCTGCGGGCGGGGGCGGAGCCTGGCCTCGACCCCTTCAGCCCCCTGCTGGTGGCGGTGAGGAACGGCTGCATGACCATGGTGCGTTTGTTAGTGGAGTATGGAGCGGATGTGAACGCCGACGCCCCCGCCCGCCCCCCGAACCCCCCCGGCCACCccagccccgcccctccctccaccttccCACCCATCATACTGTTCTGTTTGAAGAACCTCTCCATGTTGAAGTTCCTCCTGGACAGCGGCTGTGAGGCTGCCGCCTGTTTTCAGTGTGAGCATGGAGGCTCCGCCCCTCCTGCTGTCAGAACCGGGTTCAGGGACGATCCGGGTCTCCAACCCGACCAGGCTGCACCACAG TTCTGTGACATCATGCGCAGCCCGGAGATGAGCTGCTGGGCGGAGCCTGTCCTCCATGTTCTCCTGGACTACGTGGGGAACGTCCAgctctgctgcagactgacgGAGCTGCTGGACAGAGACGGATCAGAGACGGATCAGATAAAGGACAGAGCCA AGCCTCCCTGCAGCCTGAAGCATCTGTCCAGGCTGCAGGTCCGGCGGCAGACTGGAGTCCAGAGGCTGAGACTGATGGAGACTCTGCCTCTGCCCCGCCGACTCATCAGCTACCTGACCCACCAGGAGGAAACGCttcaacaaaacaaactgatcatcaacaaaacaaactga